From the Rhodoferax sp. WC2427 genome, one window contains:
- the pgsA gene encoding CDP-diacylglycerol--glycerol-3-phosphate 3-phosphatidyltransferase — MFWTIPTIMTWTRIVAIPLIIGVFYLPISEASRNLVATVMFVVFAATDWLDGYLARKLNQTSSFGAFLDPVADKFLVCACVLVLVHLGRADVFVALIIIGREIAISALREWMAQIGASKSVAVHMIGKLKTVSQMVAIPFLLYDGRLFGVVDTHLWGVWLIWVSAVLTIWSMVYYLQKALPEIRARTK; from the coding sequence ATGTTTTGGACCATCCCCACCATCATGACCTGGACGCGCATCGTCGCGATCCCTTTGATCATTGGTGTTTTTTACCTGCCCATCAGCGAGGCGAGCCGCAACCTGGTGGCCACGGTGATGTTCGTGGTGTTTGCCGCCACCGACTGGCTGGACGGATATTTGGCCCGCAAGCTGAACCAGACGTCGTCGTTTGGAGCCTTTTTGGATCCGGTGGCAGACAAGTTTTTGGTCTGTGCCTGTGTGCTGGTGCTGGTGCACCTGGGCCGCGCCGATGTGTTCGTGGCGTTGATCATCATTGGCCGCGAAATCGCCATCTCGGCTCTGCGCGAATGGATGGCGCAGATTGGCGCATCCAAAAGCGTGGCGGTGCACATGATTGGCAAACTCAAGACCGTCTCGCAAATGGTGGCGATTCCATTTTTGCTATACGACGGACGTTTGTTCGGGGTGGTGGATACGCACCTGTGGGGTGTCTGGCTGATCTGGGTTTCGGCGGTCCTGACCATCTGGTCAATGGTTTACTATCTACAAAAAGCGTTGCCTGAAATTCGGGCGCGGACGAAGTGA
- a CDS encoding HU family DNA-binding protein: MNKTELIEHIAKHADISKAAATRALESTISAVKTTLKKGGTVSLVGFGTFAVGKRAARAGRNPRTGDAIKIKAAKVPKFRPGKALKDALN, encoded by the coding sequence GTGAACAAAACGGAATTGATTGAACACATCGCAAAGCATGCTGACATCTCCAAAGCAGCGGCTACACGCGCTTTGGAATCCACCATCAGCGCGGTCAAAACGACGCTGAAAAAAGGCGGCACCGTGTCCCTGGTAGGATTCGGCACCTTTGCGGTGGGCAAGCGTGCCGCACGGGCCGGGCGCAATCCCCGCACCGGCGATGCGATTAAAATCAAGGCCGCTAAGGTTCCCAAATTTCGCCCAGGCAAAGCATTGAAAGATGCGTTGAACTGA
- the surE gene encoding 5'/3'-nucleotidase SurE — protein sequence MKILISNDDGYQAPGIVALYEALKDVAEVEVVAPEHNNSAKSNALTLYAPLYVHRAANGFRYVNGTPADCVHIALTGLLGYRPDLVISGINNGANMGDDTIYSGTVGAAMEGYLFGIPAIAFSQTQGGWAHLDVAAQTARDLVLRLTRQQHEGAPPWLLNVNIPNLPLEQLKPLKVCRLGRRHTAEKVITMDSPRGDTMYWIGSAGAAKDDAEGTDFHASLQGHVTLTPLKVDLTDHDNLGYWAQTASRLAAA from the coding sequence ATGAAAATTTTGATTTCCAACGACGACGGTTACCAGGCACCCGGCATTGTGGCGTTGTACGAGGCGCTGAAAGACGTGGCCGAGGTCGAGGTGGTTGCGCCCGAGCACAACAACAGCGCCAAGTCCAACGCGCTCACCCTGTACGCCCCCTTGTATGTGCACCGGGCGGCCAATGGTTTTCGCTATGTGAACGGCACCCCGGCGGATTGCGTGCACATTGCCCTGACCGGCCTGCTGGGCTACCGGCCTGATCTGGTGATCTCGGGCATCAATAACGGTGCCAACATGGGCGACGACACCATCTATTCGGGCACAGTGGGCGCGGCCATGGAAGGCTATTTGTTCGGCATTCCGGCAATTGCGTTTTCGCAAACCCAGGGCGGCTGGGCCCACCTGGATGTCGCCGCCCAGACCGCGCGTGACCTGGTGCTGCGCCTGACCCGGCAACAGCACGAGGGTGCGCCGCCGTGGCTGCTCAACGTGAACATCCCCAATCTGCCGCTGGAGCAGCTCAAGCCCCTGAAGGTCTGCCGCCTGGGCCGCCGCCACACGGCGGAGAAAGTCATCACCATGGACAGCCCGCGCGGCGACACCATGTACTGGATCGGCAGCGCCGGGGCCGCCAAGGACGATGCCGAGGGCACCGACTTCCACGCCAGCCTGCAGGGCCACGTCACCCTGACCCCGTTGAAAGTGGACCTGACCGACCACGACAACCTGGGCTACTGGGCGCAAACGGCGTCCCGCCTGGCGGCGGCCTGA
- a CDS encoding SurA N-terminal domain-containing protein, translated as MFDFVRKHTKIMMGLMFLLIIPAFILVGGKESFRRFNEGGDTVAKVAGQEIKQADWDNAHRTEVQRIMAAQPGTDPKLLDSPEARYATLENLVQQRVLAAAADKFHLVTSDSRLARSLQEDPTIASLRNPDGSLDMARYSQLLAAQNMTPAMFEARVRTDLSQRQVVAGVAGTAFSSGAEADVALNALFEKREVQVALFKTADFAAKVSPTDAELESWYKDHPALFQAPEQATIEYAVLDMDAVKKGIQPNEQDLKTYFKENADRLAGKEERRASHILVNAPKDAPADERKKARAKAEELLAQVKKNPASFAEVAKKNSQDTGSAVKGGDLDYFGRGAMVKPFEDAAFALKKGDISDIVESDFGFHIIQLTDIRAPKQRSFEEMRPELEAELKNQQAPAKFAEAADAFTNGVYEQADSLKSVADRLKLNVQTASLSRTPAPGAKGVLANAKFLNAIFSSDSIEKKRNTEAVETAPNQLVAGRITQYTAAHTLPFAEVKDQVRVRVVGARATELAKKEGLEKLVAWKANPGTATLSAPLLLSRENAQQQPVQVVNAALRADLSSLPAWVGTDLGEQGYAIAKINKLVPRDVPADALLKQGREQYSQGWAGAESRAYYNTLKERFKVKINVAKPAAKTGIDAG; from the coding sequence ATGTTTGATTTCGTCCGCAAGCACACCAAGATCATGATGGGCTTGATGTTCTTGCTGATCATCCCGGCCTTTATTCTGGTGGGTGGCAAGGAGAGCTTTCGGCGCTTTAATGAAGGCGGCGATACGGTGGCCAAGGTGGCCGGGCAAGAAATCAAGCAGGCCGATTGGGACAACGCCCACCGTACCGAGGTGCAACGCATCATGGCCGCCCAGCCCGGTACAGACCCCAAATTGCTGGACTCACCGGAAGCGCGCTACGCCACGCTGGAAAACCTGGTGCAGCAGCGCGTACTGGCCGCTGCCGCCGACAAGTTCCACCTGGTCACCAGCGACAGCCGCCTGGCCCGCAGCTTGCAAGAAGACCCGACCATCGCGTCGCTGCGCAATCCCGACGGTTCACTGGACATGGCGCGCTACAGCCAGTTGCTGGCTGCGCAGAATATGACCCCGGCCATGTTTGAAGCCCGGGTGCGTACCGACCTGTCGCAACGCCAGGTGGTGGCGGGCGTGGCGGGTACGGCGTTCAGTTCGGGCGCTGAAGCGGATGTTGCGCTGAATGCCCTGTTTGAAAAACGTGAAGTGCAAGTGGCCCTGTTCAAGACCGCCGATTTTGCCGCCAAGGTTAGCCCCACCGATGCAGAACTGGAGTCCTGGTACAAAGACCACCCGGCCTTGTTCCAGGCACCGGAACAAGCGACCATCGAATACGCCGTATTGGACATGGATGCCGTGAAAAAAGGCATCCAGCCCAACGAGCAGGACCTGAAAACCTATTTCAAAGAGAACGCCGATCGTCTGGCTGGCAAGGAAGAGCGCCGTGCCAGCCACATTCTGGTCAATGCGCCCAAGGATGCCCCGGCCGACGAACGCAAAAAAGCCCGCGCCAAGGCCGAAGAACTGCTGGCCCAGGTCAAAAAGAACCCGGCCAGTTTTGCCGAAGTGGCCAAAAAGAACTCGCAAGATACCGGCTCGGCCGTGAAGGGCGGCGACCTGGATTATTTTGGCCGTGGTGCCATGGTCAAGCCATTTGAAGATGCCGCCTTCGCATTGAAGAAGGGGGACATCAGCGACATCGTGGAGTCGGATTTTGGCTTCCACATCATCCAACTGACCGACATCCGCGCCCCCAAACAGCGTAGCTTTGAGGAGATGCGCCCCGAACTGGAAGCCGAGCTGAAGAACCAGCAAGCCCCGGCCAAGTTTGCCGAAGCTGCCGATGCGTTTACCAACGGCGTGTATGAACAGGCTGACAGTCTCAAGTCGGTGGCGGATCGCCTCAAGCTGAATGTCCAGACCGCATCGCTGTCCCGCACGCCTGCGCCCGGCGCCAAAGGCGTGTTGGCCAATGCCAAGTTTCTGAATGCGATTTTCTCTTCCGACTCCATCGAGAAGAAGCGCAACACCGAAGCGGTAGAAACCGCGCCCAACCAACTGGTGGCCGGGCGTATCACCCAGTACACGGCTGCGCACACACTGCCTTTTGCCGAAGTCAAAGACCAGGTGCGGGTACGGGTGGTGGGGGCACGTGCAACCGAGTTGGCAAAAAAGGAGGGCCTGGAAAAACTCGTGGCCTGGAAGGCCAATCCGGGTACTGCGACTTTGTCCGCACCATTGCTGCTGTCGCGTGAAAACGCCCAGCAGCAACCGGTACAGGTCGTCAATGCCGCCCTGCGGGCCGATCTGTCCAGCCTGCCAGCCTGGGTGGGCACGGATCTGGGTGAGCAGGGTTACGCCATTGCCAAGATCAACAAACTGGTGCCGCGTGATGTGCCAGCCGATGCCCTGCTCAAGCAAGGCCGTGAGCAGTACAGCCAGGGCTGGGCCGGTGCCGAGAGCCGTGCCTACTACAACACGCTGAAAGAACGCTTCAAGGTCAAGATCAACGTGGCCAAACCGGCAGCCAAAACTGGTATTGATGCAGGATGA
- the uvrC gene encoding excinuclease ABC subunit UvrC, protein MSEINPVEPPEAPSVAPVHSEQLLSEVAALPALPGVYRYFDAEGTVLYVGKAKNLKKRVTTYFQRDHGGTRIGHMVSKIARMQTTVVRSEAEALLLENNLIKTLHPKYNILFRDDKSYPYLKITALPASSPGLAEASAVTFPRVAYYRGSVEKKHRYFGPFPSAWAVKESIQLLQKVFRLRTCEDTVFNNRTRPCLLYQIKRCSGPCVNLVSPQDYAQDVLNAEKFLDGETQQVLQALEVRMMAHADQLEFEQAAELRNQMSALSTVLHQQSVDNVSDKDVDILAVKVQGGRACVNLAMVRGGRHLGDRAYFPTHVEDAFFMGSVDVEGEEVVQTVEVQVLEAFIAQHYIEIPIPPALITSVPVGKALLDALSSQSGVKVTAVHNPREQRRVWQEMAQKNAGLQLARLLAEEGSQQARTRALVDALDLAPDDLDTLRIECFDISHTAGEATQASCVVFQQHKMQNSEYRRYKIEGITPGDDYAAMRQVLTRRYSKFGVQAEAPAEPPAGRMPDLVLVDGGKGQVSMAKAVFESLGLDLGLIVGVEKGEGRKVGLEELVFADGRTKATLARDSAALMLVAQIRDEAHRFAITGMRAQRAKVRVGGSKLEDIAGIGPKKRASLLQRFGGIRGVAAAGVDDIAKVDGISRELAEEIYRALR, encoded by the coding sequence ATGTCCGAGATTAATCCTGTTGAACCGCCTGAAGCGCCGTCCGTAGCGCCCGTCCACTCCGAGCAGTTGCTCAGTGAAGTCGCTGCCTTGCCCGCCTTGCCCGGCGTATACCGCTACTTTGATGCGGAAGGTACCGTGCTGTACGTCGGCAAGGCCAAGAATCTCAAGAAGCGCGTCACCACCTATTTTCAGCGCGACCACGGTGGCACCCGTATTGGCCACATGGTCAGCAAGATCGCCCGCATGCAGACGACCGTGGTGCGTTCCGAGGCCGAAGCCCTGCTGCTGGAAAACAACCTCATCAAGACGCTGCACCCCAAGTACAACATCTTGTTTCGTGACGACAAGAGCTACCCGTATTTGAAGATCACCGCCTTGCCGGCTTCCTCGCCGGGCTTGGCCGAGGCCAGCGCGGTGACCTTCCCGCGGGTGGCCTATTACCGGGGATCGGTGGAAAAGAAGCACCGTTACTTTGGCCCGTTCCCCAGCGCCTGGGCGGTGAAGGAGTCGATCCAGCTGTTGCAAAAGGTGTTCCGCCTGCGCACCTGCGAAGACACCGTGTTCAACAACCGCACCCGGCCCTGTTTGCTCTACCAGATCAAGCGCTGCTCCGGCCCCTGCGTCAATTTGGTGTCGCCGCAAGACTATGCACAGGACGTGCTGAATGCCGAAAAATTTTTGGACGGCGAGACCCAGCAGGTCCTGCAGGCGCTGGAAGTCCGCATGATGGCGCACGCCGACCAGCTGGAATTCGAGCAGGCAGCCGAGCTGCGCAACCAGATGAGCGCCCTGTCTACCGTGCTGCACCAGCAGTCGGTGGACAACGTGTCCGACAAGGATGTGGACATCCTGGCCGTGAAGGTGCAGGGTGGCCGCGCCTGCGTCAACCTGGCCATGGTGCGCGGCGGGCGGCATCTGGGTGACCGGGCCTACTTTCCCACCCACGTGGAAGACGCATTTTTCATGGGCAGTGTGGATGTGGAGGGCGAAGAGGTCGTCCAGACGGTGGAGGTGCAGGTGCTGGAGGCCTTCATCGCCCAGCACTACATCGAAATTCCGATCCCCCCGGCCCTGATCACCAGCGTCCCGGTCGGCAAGGCCTTGCTGGATGCCTTGTCGTCGCAAAGCGGGGTCAAGGTGACTGCGGTGCACAACCCGCGCGAGCAGCGCCGCGTGTGGCAGGAAATGGCCCAGAAAAATGCCGGTCTGCAACTCGCCCGCCTGCTGGCCGAAGAAGGCTCGCAGCAGGCCCGCACCCGGGCCCTGGTGGATGCGCTGGACCTGGCGCCTGACGACCTGGATACTTTGCGTATCGAGTGTTTCGATATTTCACACACTGCCGGAGAAGCCACCCAGGCCTCCTGCGTAGTGTTCCAGCAGCACAAGATGCAGAACTCGGAGTACCGCCGCTACAAGATCGAAGGCATCACGCCGGGCGACGATTACGCCGCCATGCGCCAGGTGCTGACGCGGCGCTACAGCAAGTTTGGCGTGCAGGCCGAAGCCCCTGCCGAGCCCCCCGCTGGGCGTATGCCCGACCTGGTGCTGGTCGACGGCGGCAAGGGCCAGGTGTCTATGGCCAAGGCAGTTTTCGAGTCGCTGGGGCTGGATCTGGGGCTGATCGTCGGGGTGGAAAAGGGCGAAGGCCGCAAGGTGGGGCTGGAGGAATTGGTATTTGCCGACGGCCGAACCAAAGCCACCCTGGCCCGTGATTCGGCGGCGTTGATGCTGGTCGCCCAGATCCGCGACGAAGCCCACCGTTTCGCCATCACCGGCATGCGGGCCCAGCGCGCCAAGGTCCGCGTGGGCGGCAGCAAGCTGGAGGACATAGCGGGCATCGGCCCGAAAAAGCGCGCCAGCCTGTTGCAGCGGTTCGGCGGCATCCGGGGCGTGGCGGCTGCGGGTGTAGACGATATCGCCAAAGTTGACGGCATTTCACGTGAATTGGCCGAAGAAATATACCGTGCACTGCGCTGA
- a CDS encoding peptidoglycan DD-metalloendopeptidase family protein: MHALRSQGWLKIVGLVALVVVGGCAGPNVHKAPVEDRGTSRSQPTAATADAAPAKPLPGAENAGKPGYYSVKPGDTLIRIGLDNGQSWKDIARWNMLDNPNVIEVGQVLRVVSPNAVASENGVTTRPVASSTVTPVAVPAPAASVASSPASAASPAAKPVASAPVAPASAATASAATAAEDDLAFIWPTTGNLIAGFDEAKNKGLDLGGKTGDAVLAAADGRVVYAGAGLRGYGNLLILKHNNTYLTAYAHNQTLLVKEDQSVRKGQKIAEMGSSDADRVKLHFEIRRQGKPVDPAKYLPNR; this comes from the coding sequence ATGCACGCGTTGCGCAGTCAGGGTTGGTTGAAGATCGTTGGTTTGGTGGCTTTGGTGGTGGTCGGTGGCTGCGCGGGCCCCAATGTGCACAAGGCACCGGTGGAGGACCGTGGCACCAGCCGCTCGCAGCCCACTGCGGCCACCGCCGACGCCGCGCCCGCCAAACCCCTGCCCGGTGCCGAGAATGCGGGCAAGCCAGGTTACTACTCCGTCAAGCCGGGCGACACGCTGATCCGCATCGGCCTGGACAACGGCCAAAGCTGGAAAGACATCGCCCGCTGGAATATGCTGGACAACCCCAACGTGATCGAAGTCGGCCAGGTGCTGCGCGTGGTTTCGCCCAATGCCGTGGCGTCCGAAAACGGCGTCACCACCCGGCCGGTGGCCTCCAGCACAGTGACCCCGGTGGCGGTGCCTGCACCGGCAGCGTCGGTGGCTTCGAGCCCCGCAAGCGCCGCCAGTCCCGCTGCCAAGCCGGTAGCGTCGGCCCCCGTGGCACCGGCCTCTGCCGCAACTGCATCTGCCGCCACAGCCGCCGAGGACGATCTGGCCTTCATCTGGCCTACGACGGGCAACCTGATTGCCGGTTTTGACGAAGCCAAAAACAAGGGCTTGGACCTGGGTGGCAAAACCGGTGATGCCGTGCTGGCTGCCGCCGATGGCCGGGTGGTGTATGCCGGCGCGGGCTTGCGCGGCTACGGCAATCTGCTGATCCTCAAGCACAACAACACCTACCTGACCGCCTACGCCCACAACCAGACCCTGCTGGTCAAGGAAGACCAGTCGGTACGCAAGGGCCAGAAAATCGCCGAAATGGGCAGCAGCGACGCCGACCGTGTCAAACTCCACTTCGAGATTCGCCGCCAAGGCAAGCCCGTCGATCCCGCCAAATACCTGCCCAACCGGTAA
- a CDS encoding protein-L-isoaspartate(D-aspartate) O-methyltransferase, translated as MAQRPPFPARLDFSIGAPSAKTVAIKTVATRADATSARPQKSLEIKTTAGHGMDSDAVRARMVHKLSAMGIVSAPVLRAMGQVERHRFVDTALVNQAYEDTSLPIGLGQTISKPNVVARMGELLLDSALGKAGQLGRVLEIGTGCGYQAAVLAVLAREVYSIERLRGLHDKARANLRPFRLPNVHLLFGDGMLGYAKGAPYAGIIAAAGGDAIPQAWLDQLAVGGRLVAPMVTSGGKQALVVVDKTAQGLKQQLLEAVHFVPLKSGIA; from the coding sequence ATGGCACAGCGGCCCCCGTTTCCGGCCCGGCTGGACTTCTCCATCGGTGCGCCGTCGGCCAAGACGGTTGCTATTAAAACAGTAGCTACTCGTGCTGATGCAACAAGCGCCAGGCCGCAAAAAAGCTTAGAAATTAAAACCACGGCGGGCCATGGCATGGACTCGGACGCGGTGCGGGCCCGCATGGTGCACAAGCTGTCGGCCATGGGCATTGTGTCGGCCCCTGTACTGCGCGCCATGGGCCAGGTGGAGCGGCACCGCTTTGTCGATACCGCCCTGGTCAACCAGGCCTACGAAGACACCAGTCTGCCGATCGGCCTGGGCCAGACCATCTCCAAACCCAATGTGGTGGCCCGCATGGGCGAGCTGCTGTTGGACTCGGCGCTGGGCAAGGCCGGGCAGCTGGGCCGGGTGCTGGAAATCGGCACCGGCTGCGGCTACCAGGCGGCCGTGCTGGCCGTGCTGGCGCGCGAGGTCTACAGCATTGAGCGCCTGCGCGGCCTGCACGACAAGGCCCGGGCCAATTTGCGGCCGTTTCGCCTGCCCAATGTGCACCTGCTGTTTGGCGACGGCATGCTGGGCTATGCCAAGGGCGCGCCGTATGCGGGCATCATTGCCGCCGCCGGGGGCGATGCGATTCCGCAGGCCTGGCTGGACCAGTTGGCGGTGGGCGGGCGGCTGGTGGCGCCCATGGTGACCAGTGGCGGCAAGCAGGCGCTGGTGGTGGTGGACAAAACCGCCCAGGGTCTGAAACAGCAGTTACTCGAAGCCGTGCATTTTGTCCCTCTAAAATCAGGGATTGCATAA
- a CDS encoding EAL domain-containing protein, with the protein METTRPSSRIDHTPLEDDAVNLRAFVAGRVTAPGGAVVSPQILAVLDGLPVLVSAMDLRVRRTITYWNHECASVSGYTSDELVDHPEALQWLYPETSYLSRKLADFLELGDSFRNVEWTLTTKSGDKRRIAWSSIDGLRAISQPDVVWCVGLDVTARSESDRLLRDRDKLLGSVFRHLPDMVYLKDGEGRWLLTNPAALAVLGLTEQEAYGYTNLEIADRDHPQGDSLRQSALTDEATWQSGRASHMQEVADDGQGNLRWLDVVRVPTFGRRGQRMHLLMVRRDITDQRIAATKLELAGRVLEQSTDGIIVTDESNRIIMVNGAFTEITGYQASEVLGNDPKLLASGQHDAAFFQQMWKVLAEEGRWTGEIWNRRKNGEVYPQWLSLSALHRRTHGEVTHYVAAFSDLSSRKAAEEKIAYLSSQDVITGLPNRAQVALRSTLVLKHAKTTHEQVAMIVIDVDNFKTLNDSLGHAAGDQMLREVGLRLSQFADERSVVGRLSGDEFLILLRNVQGTADAAHMVTALMDAVGQTMVLADMPVNVSISAGIAMFPADGDQFDALFGRADSALYAAKRGGRGTYQFANATMNAVALERLRLESALRLAIENNALRLEYQPLIHLPSGRVVGAEALCRWDHPERGAIPPGIFISIAEDCGLIEALGGWVLKTAALQLRAWHDAGQPELIMAVNLSARQFQRGVVLKQVETALEVSGIAPDRLELELTESVLLHDGEAVTAVLRRLQALGVKLSIDDFGTGYSSFAYLRRIKFDKIKIDQSFVRDLIDDPDNAAIVRGIISLALSLGLSVLAEGVETEDIAQRLRHLHCTYAQGYHFARPLRPEVFARQQGLVVAPA; encoded by the coding sequence GTGGAAACCACGCGCCCCAGCTCTCGTATTGACCACACCCCGCTGGAGGATGATGCTGTAAACCTGCGCGCGTTTGTCGCGGGGCGGGTTACGGCGCCGGGGGGGGCTGTGGTGTCGCCGCAGATTCTGGCTGTGTTGGATGGCTTGCCGGTGCTGGTCAGTGCGATGGATTTGCGGGTCCGCCGCACCATCACTTATTGGAACCACGAGTGCGCGTCGGTGTCGGGTTACACCAGCGATGAACTGGTGGACCACCCTGAGGCCCTGCAGTGGCTGTATCCGGAAACCTCGTACCTGTCGCGCAAGCTGGCCGATTTTCTGGAATTGGGCGACAGTTTCAGGAATGTGGAGTGGACGCTGACAACCAAGTCGGGTGATAAGCGGCGCATCGCCTGGTCCAGCATCGATGGCTTGCGTGCCATATCCCAGCCCGATGTGGTCTGGTGCGTGGGTTTGGATGTCACGGCCCGCTCCGAGTCGGACCGCTTGCTGCGCGACCGCGACAAATTGCTGGGCTCGGTGTTTCGGCATTTGCCCGATATGGTCTACCTTAAGGACGGCGAAGGGCGCTGGCTGTTGACCAACCCTGCCGCGCTGGCCGTGCTGGGGTTGACCGAGCAAGAGGCCTACGGTTACACCAATCTGGAGATTGCCGACCGCGACCATCCCCAAGGGGACAGCCTGCGCCAGAGCGCGCTGACGGACGAGGCCACCTGGCAGTCGGGCCGGGCCTCGCACATGCAGGAAGTAGCCGATGACGGCCAAGGTAATTTGCGCTGGCTGGATGTGGTGCGGGTGCCCACCTTCGGGCGGCGTGGCCAGCGCATGCACCTGCTGATGGTGCGCCGTGACATCACCGACCAACGCATTGCCGCCACCAAGCTGGAGTTGGCGGGGCGGGTGCTGGAGCAAAGCACCGACGGCATCATCGTCACCGATGAATCCAATCGCATCATCATGGTGAACGGCGCCTTTACCGAAATTACCGGCTACCAGGCCAGCGAGGTTTTGGGAAATGACCCGAAGCTGCTGGCATCCGGACAGCACGACGCGGCGTTTTTCCAGCAGATGTGGAAGGTTTTAGCCGAAGAAGGACGCTGGACGGGCGAGATATGGAACCGCCGTAAAAACGGGGAGGTGTATCCGCAATGGCTCAGCCTGTCGGCCCTGCACCGGCGGACGCATGGCGAAGTGACGCACTACGTGGCGGCTTTTTCCGATCTGAGTTCGCGCAAGGCGGCCGAAGAAAAAATTGCCTATCTGTCCAGCCAGGACGTGATCACCGGCCTGCCCAACCGTGCCCAGGTGGCTTTGCGCTCCACCCTGGTGCTCAAGCATGCCAAGACCACGCACGAGCAGGTGGCCATGATCGTTATCGATGTGGACAACTTCAAGACCCTGAACGATTCATTGGGCCACGCGGCTGGCGATCAGATGCTGCGCGAAGTGGGTCTGCGGCTGAGCCAGTTTGCCGATGAGCGCTCGGTGGTGGGGCGTTTGAGCGGCGACGAATTCCTGATTTTGCTGCGCAATGTGCAGGGCACAGCCGATGCCGCCCACATGGTGACGGCATTGATGGATGCCGTAGGGCAGACCATGGTTTTGGCGGATATGCCGGTAAATGTGTCGATCTCCGCCGGAATCGCCATGTTTCCAGCCGATGGCGACCAGTTTGATGCCTTGTTTGGGCGCGCCGATTCGGCCCTGTATGCGGCCAAGCGCGGCGGGCGGGGCACGTACCAGTTTGCCAATGCGACGATGAATGCAGTGGCACTGGAGCGCCTGCGGCTGGAATCTGCCTTGCGCCTGGCGATAGAAAACAATGCGCTGCGCCTGGAATACCAGCCACTGATCCATTTGCCCAGCGGGCGGGTGGTAGGGGCCGAAGCCCTGTGCCGCTGGGACCACCCTGAGCGCGGAGCGATTCCCCCCGGCATATTCATTTCCATTGCCGAAGACTGCGGGCTGATCGAAGCCCTGGGCGGCTGGGTGCTGAAAACCGCTGCCCTGCAGTTGCGCGCCTGGCACGATGCGGGCCAGCCCGAGCTGATCATGGCGGTGAACCTGTCGGCCCGCCAGTTCCAGCGTGGGGTGGTACTCAAGCAGGTGGAGACCGCACTGGAGGTGTCCGGCATTGCCCCCGATCGGCTGGAGTTGGAGCTGACGGAAAGCGTGCTGCTGCATGACGGCGAGGCCGTGACCGCGGTGTTGCGCCGCCTGCAAGCCCTGGGGGTGAAACTGTCGATCGACGACTTTGGTACCGGTTATTCCAGCTTTGCGTACCTGCGCCGCATCAAGTTCGACAAAATCAAGATCGACCAGTCGTTTGTACGCGATTTGATCGATGACCCGGACAACGCCGCCATTGTGCGCGGCATCATTTCACTGGCCCTGAGCCTGGGCCTGAGCGTGCTGGCCGAGGGCGTGGAAACCGAAGACATTGCCCAGCGTCTGCGCCATTTGCACTGCACCTACGCCCAGGGCTACCACTTCGCTCGCCCGCTGCGGCCCGAGGTGTTTGCCCGCCAGCAGGGGCTGGTCGTTGCGCCGGCTTAG
- a CDS encoding YgjP-like metallopeptidase domain-containing protein, giving the protein MNPLKYLSAYPAHVTAQVQQLLADDKLGALLLKKYPRAHSVRTDKALFEYVMDLKTQHLRNAAPINKVGFDAKLHVYHHALGTHTTVSRVQGNKLKTKHEIRIATLFKDVPDPFLKMIAVHELAHLKERNHDKPFYQLCTYMEPDYHQLEFDVRLYLTHIDACGKLDWPT; this is encoded by the coding sequence ATGAATCCCCTGAAATACCTGTCCGCCTACCCGGCCCACGTCACCGCCCAGGTGCAGCAACTGCTGGCCGACGACAAGCTGGGTGCGCTGCTGCTCAAAAAATACCCGCGCGCCCACAGCGTGCGCACCGACAAAGCCTTGTTCGAGTATGTGATGGACCTCAAAACCCAGCACCTGCGCAACGCCGCCCCCATCAACAAAGTGGGCTTTGATGCCAAGCTGCACGTCTACCACCACGCGCTGGGCACGCACACCACCGTGTCGCGGGTGCAGGGCAACAAGCTCAAGACCAAGCACGAAATCCGCATCGCCACCCTGTTCAAGGACGTGCCCGACCCCTTCTTGAAAATGATCGCCGTGCACGAGCTGGCGCACCTGAAGGAGCGCAACCACGACAAACCCTTCTACCAGCTCTGCACCTATATGGAGCCCGACTACCACCAGCTCGAATTCGACGTGCGCCTGTACCTGACCCACATCGACGCCTGCGGCAAACTGGACTGGCCCACGTGA